A section of the Triticum dicoccoides isolate Atlit2015 ecotype Zavitan chromosome 7A, WEW_v2.0, whole genome shotgun sequence genome encodes:
- the LOC119330948 gene encoding BTB/POZ and MATH domain-containing protein 2-like yields the protein MPFAGVSVISCGKLLEDTFPMPVINASAASGYHLLIVEGYSCTSRSAVSRSFTVGGHTWRIHYYPDDDGFISLNLYLHEEPTATPVKAQYKFSFIDESDKQESARIHRLKIFEFQAYSVNSCGRFMTRENLGKSKHFKNDSFTIRCDIVVINNVTTTTTSEFKEIEVPSSDMQRNFMDLLLTGEGTDVVFEVGGETFAAHRCILAARSTIFRALLFGPMKEGTSTMVQVNDMDPNVFKTMLDFIYGDSLLVPEAGENSWVLLQHLLVAADRYDLQRLKLMCEKKLCEHISVNTATTVLALADEQGCGELKKACYGFLRCPVNLRAVVDTEGFDHLQGSCPHLIKDIIFGVLPS from the coding sequence ATGCCGTTCGCGGGTGTATCTGTCATCTCCTGCGGTAAGCTCCTGGAGGACACCTTCCCAATGCCGGTGATCAACGCCAGTGCCGCCAGCGGGTACCACTTGCTCATCGTTGAAGGATACTCGTGCACCAGCAGATCCGCGGTGTCTCGCTCATTCACAGTGGGAGGCCACACCTGGCGCATCCATTACTACCCGGACGATGATGGCTTCATATCACTTAATCTTTACCTGCACGAGGAACCAACTGCAACACCCGTCAAGGCGCAGTACAAGTTCAGTTTCATCGATGAGAGTGACAAGCAAGAGTCGGCACGTATCCATCGCctcaaaatatttgaatttcaagcTTACAGCGTGAACAGCTGCGGTAGATTCATGACACGAGAGAACTTGGGGAAATCCAAACACTTCAAGAACGATAGCTTCACCATCCGGTGCGACATCGTGGTCATCAACAATGTCACCACCACCACAACTTCTGAGTTCAAGGAGATCGAGGTGCCATCGTCTGACATGCAACGTAACTTCATGGACCTTCTCCTGACCGGGGAGGGCACCGACGTGGTGTTTGAGGTCGGCGGTGAGACTTTTGCCGCCCACCGCTGCATCCTTGCGGCCCGGTCTACAATCTTCAGGGCTTTACTCTTCGGCCCCATGAAGGAAGGCACATCAACAATGGTACAGGTAAATGACATGGACCCAAATGTGTTCAAGACGATGCTTGATTTCATCTATGGTGACTCGCTGCTAGTGCCGGAGGCCGGTGAGAATAGTTGGGTCCTGCTACAGCACCTGCTCGTCGCAGCGGACAGGTATGACCTCCAAAGATTGAAGCTCATGTGTGAGAAGAAACTATGCGAGCACATCAGTGTGAACACTGCGACGACCGTCCTGGCCCTGGCTGATGAGCAAGGCTGTGGAGAGCTGAAGAAAGCGTGTTACGGTTTCCTCCGCTGTCCGGTAAATCTGAGGGCAGTCGTGGATACCGAAGGTTTTGATCATCTGCAGGGGAGCTGCCCTCATCTTATAAAGGACATTATCTTTGGCGTGCTGCCCTCGTAG
- the LOC119334080 gene encoding BTB/POZ and MATH domain-containing protein 2-like produces the protein MKAHIKFSFVDATDKQELARIHGSKILELRGECTDAFKYIERAVLDKHLKNDSFTIRCDVVVLNRTWETAFITVPPFNMQQNFTDFLQAGEGTDVVFHVSHKTFTTHMCILAARSTVFRAAIFGPMKEATSTTATVHIDDMDATVFKAMLGFIYSDSFPVIVADENEGALLQHLLLAADRYNLPTLRAMCEKKLREHIDVSTVTSILGLAEQHGCDGLKKACCKFLRCPDNLRAVVSTNGFDDFCRSCPTLMKDMILGILPAK, from the coding sequence ATGAAGGCGCACATCAAGTTTAGCTTCGTTGACGCGACTGACAAGCAAGAGCTGGCACGTATCCATGGTAGCAAAATACTAGAGCTACGAGGCGAGTGCACTGATGCGTTTAAGTACATCGAGAGGGCAGTCTTGGACAAACATCTCAAGAACGACAGTTTTACCATCCGGTGCGACGTCGTGGTCCTAAATCGAACATGGGAGACCGCATTCATTACAGTGCCACCTTTCAACATGCAACAGAACTTCACCGACTTTCTCCAGGCTGGGGAGGGCACCGACGTGGTCTTCCATGTGAGCCACAAGACATTCACCACTCATATGTGTATTCTCGCGGCCCGGTCTACGGTCTTTAGGGCAGCTATCTTTGGCCCCATGAAGGAAGCTACGTCCACGACCGCCACCGTGCATATAGATGATATGGATGCTACGGTATTCAAGGCCATGCTTGGGTTCATCTACAGTGACTCATTTCCAGTGATCGTCGCGGATGAAAATGAGGGTGCCCTGCTGCAGCACTTGCTCCTCGCGGCAGACAGGTACAACCTCCCAACACTTCGGGCGATGTGCGAGAAGAAGCTTCGTGAGCACATAGACGTGAGCACGGTGACCTCCATACTAGGGCTTGCCGAGCAGCATGGCTGTGACGGGCTGAAGAAGGCGTGTTGCAAGTTCCTCCGGTGTCCGGACAACCTGAGGGCAGTGGTGTCCACGAATGGCTTTGATGATTTCTGCAGGAGCTGCCCCACTCTTATGAAGGACATGATCCTTGGCATTCTACCGGCAAAGTAG